One candidate division WOR-3 bacterium genomic window, TTTCGCCTCGGACCATTGACCGACAACCCTGACCTCCAGCGTCTGGCGCAACTGGTGAAAAACAAAGACATCTCGCAAAACCTCGGTATGGTACAACGCGCGGTCTGGATGGTTACCGACTCCACCGGTTTGACCCAGCCTTACATCGACTCAATCAACGCTTTACCACCCGGAATCTAATGGTAACCGTCATTGAGGTCAAAACCCCGCAACAGTTAAAGCGGTTTATCGACCTGCCCTTTGCCCTGTATTGGGGAAAACTCGGGCACGGTGCAGAGTACCCCTGCTGGGTACCGCCGCTCAAGAAGGAGGTGGCGGCAATCCTTGATTTTAGGCACCACCCATTCTGGGAACACGCCATCAGCACCCTGTTCCTCGCCGAAAAAGCCGGTATGACGGTTGGCAGAATCTCGGCGCAGATTGACCACAACTACAACAAACTCTGGGACGAGAAACTGGGTTCGTTTGGCTTTTTTGAATGTGTTGACGACCAGGAGGTGGCGAATGCGCTTTTTGATGCCGCCGCGCAATGGGTCAAGAGCCGCGGGATGAACCGGCTGCGCGGACCAATGAGCCCTTCCTCGAACGACGAATGGGGCTTTCTCATTGAAGGCTTTGACCAGCCGCCGGTTTTGATGATGCCCTACAACCCACCTTACTACCTGCGCCTCGCCGAAAATTATGGGTTTGTAAAGGCGAAAGACCTCCTCGCCTTTATTAAATACGCCCACACCCCGATGCCCGAACGGCTTGTCGCACTTGCCGAACGCCTCCGCGCCAACCCCAACATCACGGTCCGACCAATTAATATGAAAAAACTGCCTTCGGAGATGGCAATCGTCCGGGAACTGTACAACACCTCCTGGGAGAAAAACTGGGGTTTCTCGCCGATGACCGACAAAGAGATGAACCTCCTTGCCCAAAACCTGAAAACATTTGCCGACCCCAATATGGTGCTTCTTGCCTTCTATCAGGGAAAACCCGCTGGACTTGCCATCACTTTACCCGATATGAATCAGGTTTTAAAGCATCTAAACGGTAAACTGGGACTTATTGGAATGGTAAAATTCCTCTACTACCGCCGGAAAATCACCGGTGCCCGCGCCATCGTGTTCGGGTTCAAGCCCGAGTACCGCCGGCTTGGACTGCCGGTTCTTCTGTTCTACGAAACCGAAAAATATATGCGGCAGAAGGGCTATCAGTGGTGCGAACT contains:
- a CDS encoding acyl-CoA N-acyltransferase; amino-acid sequence: MVTVIEVKTPQQLKRFIDLPFALYWGKLGHGAEYPCWVPPLKKEVAAILDFRHHPFWEHAISTLFLAEKAGMTVGRISAQIDHNYNKLWDEKLGSFGFFECVDDQEVANALFDAAAQWVKSRGMNRLRGPMSPSSNDEWGFLIEGFDQPPVLMMPYNPPYYLRLAENYGFVKAKDLLAFIKYAHTPMPERLVALAERLRANPNITVRPINMKKLPSEMAIVRELYNTSWEKNWGFSPMTDKEMNLLAQNLKTFADPNMVLLAFYQGKPAGLAITLPDMNQVLKHLNGKLGLIGMVKFLYYRRKITGARAIVFGFKPEYRRLGLPVLLFYETEKYMRQKGYQWCELSWNLEDNWLINEFDRELGGEVYKKYRVVEKPV